Proteins from one Cryptomeria japonica chromosome 4, Sugi_1.0, whole genome shotgun sequence genomic window:
- the LOC131065313 gene encoding sesquiterpene synthase Cad-like yields the protein MAEAAVLVDNCYVIGEDETEENAVVRRIGKYHANIWERDFLQFLSSPYGAPSYMERMETLVEEIKMDLFNSLVGEGEISPSSYDLLERFSIVDVVQRLGIDRHFEKEIKAVLDYTYKYWNENGISWGTETGIVDLHTTALGFRILRLNGYRVSSDVFHNFKDQKGQFICPTKQSDSQIRIMLSLYQASEISFPGENIMREAKEFARRCLKEALEKKQELKDKTQLLAEVEYILHYPWRCRVPRWEAWNSIQIFRQDIDSWMLTEGIYKVPNEWSKKILELAILDFNILQSHHQNELKYLAEWWDEAIVKQLSFFRHRHVEYYFWYTCGLYEPEYGATRLCYAKLGTLITIVDDIFDTYGTIDELIPFREVLINWDMSMMDKLPNYMQISLRFAHQTYMEITVEAEKIHGPRVQEWMKDYWKTLIWAEFQDAEWIAKKYHPTLSEYLKNSLISSTVPVVTLFPMILINTYLPDDILKRVNKFESRVAWGCRLIDDSKDFKNEQEHGETASWIECYARDNPGTTREQALDHVNMIIELSIEELTKERLFYDHDIPSCCKRLYFDSMYRSVAFIWRDIDGFSISHQGTKDDIMKILIESIPL from the exons ATGGCTGAAGCCGCTGTACTAGTTGATAATTGTTATGTCATCGGAGAAGATGAAACAGAGGAAAATGCTGTAGTTAGAAGAATTGGGAAATACCATGCCAATATCTGGGAGCGTGATTTTTTGCAGTTTCTTTCATCACCTTATG GGGCACCTTCGTACATGGAGAGAATGGAAACGTTGGTTGAAGAGATAAAGATGGACTTGTTTAACAGTCTTGTTGGAGAGGGAGAAATTAGCCCCTCTTCATATGACCTACTGGAAAGATTCTCCATTGTTGATGTTGTCCAACGCCTTGGAATCGATAGGCATTTTGAGAAAGAAATAAAGGCAGTTTTAGATTACACATACAA ATATTGGAATGAAAATGGCATTTCATGGGGGACAGAAACTGGTATTGTTGATCTCCACACAACTGCTTTGGGATTTCGAATTCTTCGCCTGAATGGATACCGTGTGTCTTCAG ATGTATTTCATAACTTCAAGGACCAAAAGGGGCAGTTCATTTGCCCTACAAAACAATCTGACAGCCAAATAAGAATCATGCTGAGTTTATATCAAGCCTCTGAGATTTCTTTTCCAGGAGAGAATATCATGAGAGAAGCTAAAGAATTTGCCCGTAGATGTCTAAAAGAAGCACTTGAAAAGAAGCAGGAATTAAAAGACAAAACCCAGCTTCTAGCAGAG GTGGAGTATATTCTACATTATCCATGGAGATGCAGAGTCCCAAGGTGGGAGGCATGGAATTCTATCCAAATATTTAGACAAGACATAGATTCTTGGATGCTGACGGAGGGAATATATAA GGTGCCAAATGAATGGAGTAAAAAGATTTTGGAATTAGCAATATTGGATTTCAATATCTTGCAGTCTCACCATCAAAACGAACTCAAATATTTGGCTGA ATGGTGGGATGAGGCAATCGTGAAACAACTTAGTTTCTTTAGGCATCGACATGTAGAATATTATTTTTGGTATACATGTGGCTTGTATGAGCCTGAGTATGGAGCAACAAGGTTGTGCTATGCCAAACTGGGCACCCTCATTACtattgttgatgacatttttgatACTTACGGAACTATTGATGAGCTCATACCTTTTAGGGAGGTTTTGATCAA CTGGGATATGTCGATGATGGACAAACTTCCAAACTATATGCAAATTAGTCTTCGGTTTGCCCACCAAACATATATGGAAATAACTGTTGAGGCTGAAAAGATACATGGTCCACGTGTACAAGAATGGATGAAGGATTAT TGGAAGACACTAATTTGGGCAGAATTTCAAGACGCTGAATGGATAGCTAAAAAATATCATCCAACTTTATCTGAATACTTAAAGAACTCATTAATATCTTCTACTGTTCCTGTTGTTACATTGTTTCCCATGATTTTAATCAACACATATCTCCCAGATGACATTTTGAAGAGAGTTAATAAGTTTGAAAGTAGAGTAGCATGGGGTTGTCGATTAATTGATGACTCCAAAGATTTT AAGAATGAACAAGAACATGGAGAGACTGCATCATGGATAGAATGTTATGCAAGAGATAACCCTGGAACAACTAGGGAGCAAGCTTTAGATCATGTGAACATGATTATCGAGTTGAGCATAGAAGAATTGACTAAGGAGCGTTTATTTTATGATCATGATATTCCAAGTTGTTGTAAGAGGTTGTATTTTGATTCCATGTACAGATCAGTGGCTTTCATTTGGAGGGACATAGATGGTTTTTCAATATCACATCAAggcaccaaagatgacataatgAAAATACTTATTGAATCTATACCTCTCTAA